Proteins co-encoded in one Flavivirga eckloniae genomic window:
- a CDS encoding RluA family pseudouridine synthase, with protein MATKILSNKSNLQVLYEDNHIIIVNKRAGDIVQGDKTGDKPLSDVVKEYIKDKYNKPGNVYLGVVHRLDRPTTGLVIFAKTSKALPRLNKLFLSKDIKKTYWALVKNQPPKPEDTLINWLKKNPKNNKSTTHTKEVKDSKKAILHYKLLKKLDRYYLLEINLETGRHHQIRSQLSHIGCPIKGDLKYGFDRSNKDASIHLHARYIEFIHPVKKEPVKVSAPLPKDAIWDACLA; from the coding sequence GTGGCTACAAAAATTCTTTCCAATAAAAGCAATCTTCAGGTTTTATACGAAGACAATCATATTATTATCGTTAACAAACGTGCTGGAGATATTGTTCAAGGCGATAAAACGGGAGACAAACCTCTAAGCGATGTTGTAAAAGAATATATTAAAGACAAGTACAACAAACCGGGAAATGTATATTTGGGCGTTGTACACCGGCTAGACAGACCCACAACCGGACTTGTCATTTTTGCAAAAACAAGCAAAGCTCTACCTAGACTTAACAAATTATTCCTTTCAAAGGATATAAAAAAAACATACTGGGCTCTAGTAAAAAACCAACCACCTAAACCAGAGGACACTTTAATTAATTGGCTAAAAAAGAATCCTAAAAACAATAAGTCTACTACTCACACCAAAGAGGTTAAAGACAGTAAAAAAGCTATTCTTCATTATAAACTACTAAAAAAGTTAGACCGTTATTATCTACTTGAAATTAATCTGGAAACGGGCAGGCATCATCAAATACGCTCGCAATTATCTCACATAGGATGCCCCATAAAAGGCGATCTAAAATATGGATTCGATAGAAGTAACAAAGATGCTAGCATTCATTTACATGCCAGGTATATTGAGTTTATTCACCCAGTTAAAAAAGAACCTGTAAAAGTTTCTGCACCACTGCCAAAAGATGCTATTTGGGATGCTTGTTTAGCATAA
- the panB gene encoding 3-methyl-2-oxobutanoate hydroxymethyltransferase, giving the protein MSVAKKEYKRVTVKTLVDMKANGEKISMLTAYDYTMAKIVDGAGVDVILVGDSASNVMAGHETTLPITLDQMIYHASSVIRAIYRALVVVDLPFGSYQSDPKEALRSAIRIMKESGAHSVKLEGGKEIKESIKRILNAGIPVMGHLGLTPQSIYKFGTYTVRAKEEEEAEKLISDAKMLERIGCYAIILEKIPAKLAKEVAESVSIPIIGIGAGNGVDGQVLVLHDMLGMTHEFNPRFLRRYMNLYEDMTGAISQYVDDIKTSEFPNDNEQY; this is encoded by the coding sequence ATGTCTGTAGCCAAGAAAGAATATAAGCGCGTCACAGTAAAAACATTAGTTGATATGAAAGCTAATGGTGAAAAAATATCAATGTTAACCGCATACGATTATACGATGGCGAAAATTGTTGATGGTGCTGGTGTAGATGTTATACTTGTTGGAGACTCTGCCAGTAATGTTATGGCCGGACATGAAACCACACTACCTATAACTTTAGATCAAATGATATATCACGCATCTTCTGTAATTCGTGCTATATATCGTGCATTGGTTGTTGTAGACTTACCTTTTGGAAGCTATCAAAGTGATCCTAAAGAAGCACTGCGATCTGCTATCAGAATTATGAAGGAAAGCGGGGCGCATTCGGTAAAACTAGAAGGTGGTAAGGAAATAAAAGAATCCATTAAACGTATACTAAACGCCGGTATTCCCGTAATGGGACATTTGGGCTTAACACCGCAATCCATATACAAATTCGGAACCTATACAGTAAGAGCCAAAGAAGAGGAAGAAGCCGAAAAACTTATTAGCGACGCCAAAATGTTAGAACGTATTGGTTGCTATGCCATTATTCTTGAAAAGATACCAGCTAAACTTGCAAAAGAAGTAGCAGAAAGTGTGAGTATTCCAATTATTGGAATCGGGGCTGGAAATGGTGTAGATGGACAAGTATTGGTATTACACGACATGTTAGGAATGACCCATGAGTTTAATCCTCGGTTTTTACGTCGTTATATGAATTTATATGAAGACATGACTGGTGCCATTTCTCAATATGTCGATGATATTAAAACCTCTGAATTTCCTAATGATAATGAACAGTATTAA
- a CDS encoding L-serine ammonia-lyase, giving the protein MECISVFDMLKIGVGPSSSHTLGPWRAAERWIKELKDSDNFNEVDKIAVNLYGSLSLTGKGHATDYAVLLGLNGCDPETIPTDSIASIVSEIKTTKTLHFNNEKPVPFNIETDIVFNKTFLPFHSNGLTFTATINGKNVTSTFYSIGGGFVVKEERKNSKKNFEIKCTFPYPIDKGTELLQFCDTLNKSISEVVLENEKSIRSEKEIDLELKRIWDTMLECMYTGCHTEGNLPGGLNVRRRAFDTYQSLKGETSYTTPVEWVYAIRDTEVKFRQILKWVSCFALAVNEVNASLGRVVTAPTNGSAGVIPAVLMYYLVIENHDANFEDIKRFLLVAGEIGSIFKKGATISAAMGGCQAEIGVSSAMASGALCELLGGSPEQVLVAAEIAMEHHLGLTCDPIGGLVQIPCIERNAMGAIKAINAAEMALDTDPKNVKVPLDKVVSTMWETAKDMHTKYKETSEGGLAVGVNMSDC; this is encoded by the coding sequence ATGGAGTGTATTTCAGTTTTTGATATGTTAAAAATTGGTGTTGGCCCATCAAGTTCCCATACTTTAGGGCCTTGGAGAGCTGCCGAAAGATGGATCAAAGAATTAAAAGACAGTGATAATTTCAACGAAGTAGATAAAATAGCTGTAAACCTCTATGGCTCTCTGTCGTTAACAGGAAAAGGTCATGCCACAGATTATGCTGTTTTACTAGGATTAAATGGTTGCGACCCTGAAACTATTCCAACAGATTCCATTGCCTCTATTGTTTCTGAAATTAAAACGACCAAAACATTACACTTCAATAATGAAAAACCTGTACCATTTAATATAGAAACCGATATTGTTTTTAATAAAACGTTTTTACCATTTCATTCAAACGGATTAACCTTTACGGCAACCATAAATGGAAAAAACGTAACATCTACTTTTTATTCCATAGGTGGAGGTTTTGTTGTTAAGGAGGAACGCAAAAACTCCAAGAAAAACTTTGAAATTAAATGCACATTCCCCTATCCTATCGATAAGGGTACTGAGCTTTTACAGTTCTGCGATACTTTAAATAAGTCCATTTCTGAAGTTGTTTTAGAAAACGAAAAATCTATACGCTCGGAAAAAGAAATAGATCTAGAATTAAAACGCATTTGGGATACCATGCTCGAATGTATGTATACGGGTTGTCATACCGAAGGAAATCTTCCCGGAGGTTTAAATGTAAGGCGTCGTGCTTTCGATACTTATCAAAGTTTAAAAGGTGAAACTTCTTATACAACTCCTGTAGAATGGGTTTATGCCATAAGGGATACCGAAGTTAAATTTCGACAAATCCTTAAATGGGTCAGTTGCTTTGCCCTTGCCGTAAACGAAGTTAATGCCTCGTTAGGCAGAGTTGTTACCGCCCCTACCAATGGAAGCGCCGGAGTTATTCCTGCTGTTTTAATGTACTATTTGGTGATTGAAAATCATGATGCCAACTTCGAGGATATTAAACGCTTTTTATTAGTGGCTGGAGAAATTGGTAGCATCTTTAAAAAAGGTGCGACAATAAGTGCTGCCATGGGTGGCTGTCAGGCAGAAATTGGCGTATCGTCTGCTATGGCTTCTGGTGCGCTTTGTGAGCTTTTGGGTGGTTCCCCAGAACAAGTACTTGTTGCTGCCGAAATTGCCATGGAACACCATTTAGGTTTAACCTGCGACCCTATTGGCGGATTAGTACAAATTCCCTGCATTGAACGTAATGCCATGGGAGCTATTAAAGCCATAAATGCTGCAGAAATGGCTCTAGATACAGATCCTAAAAACGTAAAAGTACCATTAGACAAAGTCGTTTCCACCATGTGGGAAACTGCCAAGGACATGCATACAAAATATAAGGAAACCTCAGAAGGTGGTTTAGCTGTTGGGGTTAATATGTCGGATTGTTAG
- a CDS encoding sensor histidine kinase, with amino-acid sequence MVQTREQLASTASERYLLAYMITVLVVVTLLVIIFFVVFQKRKNKLLLEKIKQQQAFEEEIAQAQTEIQEQTLKNIGWELHDNVGQLLSFANMQLSILKMQVAEDVKEKFKDTSEALKNSLSEVRALSKTLNNEVVLNIGFEKSITNELDRLKRMKFTSAELKTVGEKIDFTNKKHEIIIFRILQEFMSNSVKYSEASNLSVTIEYKKESIKIIATDDGKGFDLNEVEKGAGLINMKSRASLIHAEFDLLSKPNEGVQLVLNYPIT; translated from the coding sequence ATGGTGCAAACCAGAGAACAATTAGCGAGTACCGCTTCAGAACGTTATTTATTAGCATATATGATTACTGTTTTAGTAGTCGTAACGCTTTTGGTCATTATCTTTTTTGTGGTATTTCAAAAGAGAAAAAATAAATTGTTATTGGAGAAAATAAAGCAACAACAAGCTTTTGAAGAAGAAATAGCACAGGCACAAACCGAAATACAAGAACAGACGCTTAAGAATATAGGATGGGAGTTGCATGATAATGTTGGACAGTTGTTGTCGTTTGCCAATATGCAGTTGAGTATTTTAAAAATGCAAGTGGCAGAAGATGTTAAAGAAAAGTTTAAAGATACTTCTGAAGCGCTTAAAAATAGTTTGTCTGAAGTACGCGCCCTTTCAAAAACATTAAATAATGAAGTGGTGTTGAATATCGGTTTTGAGAAGTCTATTACTAACGAATTAGACCGACTTAAAAGGATGAAGTTTACTTCTGCCGAGCTTAAAACAGTAGGAGAGAAGATTGATTTTACAAACAAGAAGCACGAAATTATTATTTTTAGAATACTGCAGGAGTTTATGTCCAATTCGGTGAAGTATTCTGAAGCAAGTAACCTATCTGTTACCATAGAATACAAAAAAGAAAGCATTAAGATTATTGCGACAGATGATGGTAAGGGCTTCGATCTTAATGAAGTAGAAAAAGGTGCAGGATTAATAAATATGAAAAGTAGGGCATCATTAATTCATGCAGAATTTGATTTACTCTCTAAACCTAACGAGGGTGTACAATTGGTTTTAAATTATCCGATTACTTAA
- a CDS encoding aldehyde dehydrogenase, with amino-acid sequence MNTIPEILSKQRTFFKSQKTKDVSYRLSLLKILKQEIVSNEQAIYDALKKDFNKPEFETFISEFGLVISELNLVIKNLKKWVKPQRVKASMLTFPSRDYIYKEPYGSVLVIAPWNYPFLLAIEPLIMAIAAGNTVVLKPSELTEHTSKLITSMMQNVFPETVATSVEGGVETATELLAQKWDYIFFTGSVPVGKIVAKAAAKHLTPVTLELGGKSPCIIDDTVDLKLTARRISWGKFLNAGQTCISADYIIVKSSIKDAFIEALKTEIIKRYGETPKESPDLPRIINRKNVLRLADMLEESQIVFGGEIDVDNCYIAPTILNIPDLDSKIMSDEIFGPILPILTYDTEQDIENIIWNYDKPLALYVFSKNNAFIEQTIKKYSFGGGVVNDLLIHFGNHRLPFGGVGASGMGAYHGKTGFNTFSHDKAISKRGNWTDPGVRYAPYKGKFQLLKNMFKYFS; translated from the coding sequence TTGAATACCATACCCGAAATACTATCAAAACAAAGAACGTTTTTTAAATCCCAAAAAACAAAAGACGTTTCCTATAGATTGTCACTTTTAAAGATCTTAAAGCAAGAAATAGTTTCTAATGAACAAGCTATTTACGATGCTCTAAAAAAAGATTTTAACAAGCCAGAATTCGAAACATTTATTAGCGAATTCGGATTGGTTATTTCTGAACTGAATCTAGTTATTAAAAACCTTAAAAAATGGGTTAAACCACAGCGTGTAAAAGCATCGATGCTTACATTTCCTTCACGAGATTATATTTATAAAGAACCTTACGGAAGTGTATTAGTAATTGCACCTTGGAACTACCCTTTTTTATTAGCTATAGAACCTTTAATTATGGCCATTGCCGCAGGCAATACGGTTGTTTTAAAGCCCAGCGAACTTACTGAGCATACATCAAAGCTCATTACGAGTATGATGCAAAACGTATTTCCGGAAACCGTGGCAACATCTGTTGAAGGCGGTGTAGAAACTGCCACTGAGCTATTAGCCCAAAAGTGGGATTATATATTCTTTACTGGTAGTGTGCCTGTTGGAAAAATAGTAGCCAAAGCTGCGGCAAAGCATTTAACACCTGTTACTTTAGAATTAGGCGGGAAATCACCTTGCATTATTGATGACACCGTAGATTTAAAGCTTACCGCCCGACGCATCTCCTGGGGCAAGTTCTTAAATGCTGGGCAAACATGCATTTCTGCCGATTATATTATTGTTAAATCCAGTATTAAAGATGCTTTTATCGAAGCTTTAAAAACTGAAATTATTAAAAGGTATGGCGAAACCCCAAAGGAATCGCCTGACTTACCTAGAATAATCAACAGAAAAAATGTTTTAAGACTAGCGGATATGTTAGAAGAATCCCAAATTGTTTTTGGGGGTGAAATTGATGTTGATAATTGCTATATAGCACCTACAATACTAAACATCCCAGATTTAGACAGTAAGATAATGAGTGATGAGATTTTTGGTCCAATATTACCTATTCTAACTTATGATACCGAACAGGATATAGAAAACATTATTTGGAATTATGACAAACCCTTAGCACTGTATGTGTTTTCAAAAAACAATGCTTTTATTGAACAAACCATTAAAAAATATAGTTTTGGCGGTGGTGTGGTAAATGATTTGCTCATCCATTTTGGAAATCACAGATTACCCTTTGGAGGTGTTGGGGCTAGTGGCATGGGCGCATACCATGGAAAAACTGGTTTCAATACGTTTTCACACGATAAAGCTATTTCCAAACGAGGCAATTGGACCGATCCAGGTGTGAGATACGCTCCATATAAAGGGAAATTCCAACTCTTAAAAAACATGTTTAAATATTTCTCTTAA
- a CDS encoding nuclear transport factor 2 family protein produces MARTIFYLLALMTSIMYSQNNEQAAVKAAVDTFFEGFHKGDTTLMKSVMMDKILLQTAYKNKEGKDILVTDDPEKLINAIANRPADQKWDERLLDYSIQVDGNMANAWTPYEFWFNGEFSHCGVNSFQLFKDGDTWKIIYLIDTRRKVTCGK; encoded by the coding sequence ATGGCACGTACAATTTTCTATTTATTAGCTTTAATGACCTCTATTATGTATTCTCAAAACAATGAACAAGCTGCTGTTAAAGCTGCGGTAGATACTTTTTTTGAAGGGTTTCATAAAGGAGATACTACACTTATGAAATCGGTTATGATGGATAAAATACTTCTACAAACAGCTTATAAAAATAAAGAAGGTAAAGATATTTTGGTTACCGATGATCCTGAAAAGCTAATAAATGCTATTGCTAACAGACCGGCTGACCAAAAATGGGATGAGCGCTTGCTGGATTACAGCATTCAGGTTGATGGTAATATGGCTAATGCATGGACGCCATACGAGTTTTGGTTTAATGGAGAGTTTAGTCATTGTGGTGTTAATTCGTTTCAGTTGTTTAAGGATGGTGATACATGGAAAATTATTTATTTGATTGATACGCGGAGGAAGGTAACTTGTGGGAAGTAG
- the dnaK gene encoding molecular chaperone DnaK: MSKIIGIDLGTTNSCVSVMEGNEPVVIPNAEGKRTTPSVIAFVEGGEIKVGDPAKRQAVTNPTKTVYSIKRFMGNKYSESKKEAERVPYKVVKGDNDTPRVDIEGRLYTPQELSAMILQKMKKTAEDYLGTDVSEAVITVPAYFNDAQRQATKEAGEIAGLKVRRIINEPTAAALAYGMDKKGTDQKIVVFDFGGGTHDVSILELGDGVFEVLSTDGDTHLGGDDVDEKIINWLADEFKAEESMDLRQDPMSLQRLKEAAEKAKIELSSSEQTEINLPYITATASGPKHLVRTLTRSKFEQLIDDLVKRTIEPCQSALKSAGLSKSDIDEIILVGGSTRIPAVQKAVEKFFGKTPSKGVNPDEVVSLGAGIQGGVLTGDVKDVLLLDVTPLSLGIETMGNVMTKLIEANTTIPTKKSQVFSTAADNQPSVEIHVLQGERAMAADNKTIGRFHLDGIPPARRGTPQIEVTFDIDANGIIHVTATDKATNKTQDIRIEASSGLTEEEIEKMKADAEANAEADAKAAESAKKLNEADSMIFQTEKQLEEFGDKLSDDKKKPIEDALEELKKAYETKDIAVIEPALEKINEAWKVASEEMYKAQAEAQGGAPGPDAGPDASQSGSGEGSDVEDVDFEEVK; this comes from the coding sequence ATGAGCAAAATTATTGGAATCGATTTAGGAACAACGAACTCATGCGTTTCTGTAATGGAAGGTAATGAGCCAGTTGTAATTCCAAACGCAGAAGGTAAGCGTACAACGCCATCTGTGATCGCATTTGTAGAGGGAGGCGAAATTAAAGTTGGTGACCCGGCAAAGCGTCAAGCAGTTACTAACCCAACAAAAACCGTTTATTCTATTAAGCGTTTTATGGGTAATAAATATTCTGAGTCTAAAAAAGAAGCAGAACGCGTACCATATAAAGTAGTAAAAGGTGATAATGATACACCTCGAGTAGATATTGAAGGGCGTTTATATACGCCACAAGAATTATCGGCTATGATTCTTCAAAAAATGAAGAAAACTGCCGAAGATTATTTAGGAACAGATGTTAGTGAAGCTGTTATTACAGTACCAGCTTACTTTAACGATGCACAACGTCAGGCAACTAAAGAAGCTGGAGAAATTGCAGGTTTAAAAGTTCGTAGAATTATTAACGAACCTACTGCCGCAGCTTTAGCTTATGGTATGGACAAAAAAGGTACAGACCAAAAAATAGTTGTTTTCGATTTTGGTGGTGGAACACACGATGTATCTATCTTAGAATTAGGTGATGGTGTATTTGAAGTATTATCTACAGATGGAGATACGCATTTAGGTGGTGACGATGTAGATGAGAAAATCATCAACTGGTTAGCAGATGAATTTAAAGCAGAGGAGTCTATGGATTTAAGACAAGATCCTATGTCTTTACAACGTTTAAAGGAAGCTGCCGAGAAAGCTAAGATTGAGTTGTCATCTTCAGAACAAACAGAGATTAACTTACCATATATTACAGCTACAGCAAGTGGTCCTAAGCACTTAGTGCGTACATTAACGCGTTCTAAATTTGAGCAGTTAATTGACGACTTAGTAAAAAGAACCATTGAGCCTTGTCAATCTGCATTAAAATCTGCAGGATTAAGTAAAAGCGATATTGATGAGATCATCTTAGTAGGTGGTTCTACACGTATCCCAGCAGTTCAAAAAGCTGTTGAGAAATTCTTCGGAAAAACACCTAGTAAAGGTGTTAATCCAGACGAAGTAGTATCGTTAGGAGCTGGAATTCAAGGTGGTGTTTTAACTGGAGATGTTAAAGATGTATTACTTTTAGATGTAACACCTTTATCGCTTGGTATTGAAACTATGGGTAACGTAATGACGAAGCTTATAGAAGCTAATACAACGATTCCTACTAAGAAATCGCAAGTATTCTCTACAGCAGCAGACAATCAGCCTTCTGTAGAAATTCATGTGTTACAAGGTGAAAGAGCTATGGCTGCCGATAATAAAACGATTGGTCGTTTTCATTTAGACGGTATACCACCAGCTAGACGTGGTACGCCACAAATTGAAGTAACTTTCGATATTGATGCAAATGGAATTATCCACGTAACTGCTACAGATAAAGCTACTAATAAGACACAAGATATTCGTATTGAAGCCTCTTCTGGTTTAACAGAGGAAGAAATCGAAAAGATGAAGGCAGATGCAGAAGCAAATGCAGAAGCAGATGCTAAAGCAGCAGAAAGTGCTAAGAAGTTAAACGAAGCAGATTCAATGATTTTCCAAACGGAAAAACAATTAGAGGAGTTTGGTGATAAATTATCTGATGATAAAAAGAAGCCAATCGAGGACGCTTTAGAAGAACTTAAAAAAGCTTACGAAACTAAAGATATTGCTGTTATTGAGCCAGCTTTAGAGAAAATAAACGAAGCTTGGAAAGTAGCTAGTGAAGAAATGTACAAAGCGCAAGCAGAAGCTCAAGGCGGAGCACCAGGACCAGATGCTGGACCAGATGCAAGTCAAAGTGGATCGGGTGAAGGTAGTGATGTAGAAGACGTAGACTTCGAAGAAGTCAAGTAG